The sequence below is a genomic window from Zhongshania aliphaticivorans.
TCTCCCACGCCGGGCTCGTACACGGGTTGGTCGGCGTTGTCTTCCATGGTCACTGCGGAAGCGCCTATTTCCAGCAGGGCATCTTCTAGCGTCGGCGCAGAAGCTGGGTTGGTATCTAGGCGCAGTTGTAACCAGGTCATAGGGTAGGCTCTTCTTGAAATTTAATAATGTCGGCAAAATGTAAAAAAGGGGCCGAAGCCCCTTTTGAATATGCAGTTTAAACTATTTTACAGTTTAAGCTTCTTTTCTAGGTAGTGAATACTTACGCCACCTTCGCGGAAAGCCGCATCCCGAACCAGATCCCGATGTAAGTCGGTATTGGTGCGAATGCCGTCTACCACCAGCTCATCTAAAGCATTGCGCATGCGGTTGAGGGCGATTTCGCGATTGTCTCCCCAGGTGATGATTTTGGCGATCATCGAGTCGTAATGAGGGGGAACGGTATAGCCGCTGTAAAGGTGCGAGTCGACCCGTACGCCTAGGCCACCCGGCGCATGGTAGTGCTTAATCAAACCTGGGCAGGGCATAAAGGTTTTAGGGTCTTCGGCATTTATCCGGCACTCAAAGGCGTGGCCTTTGATTTTGATATCGTCCTGAGTGATAGACAGTTTCTCGCCGCCAGCAATTAACAGCTGCTGCTGGATAAGGTCGACACCGGTTACCATTTCACTGACGGGGTGCTCAACCTGAATACGGGTATTCATCTCAATAAAGAAGAATTGGCCGTTTTCGTAGAGGAATTCGAAGGTGCCAGCGCCACGGTAATTAATGGCAATACAGGCATCAACACAAGACTTGGCGACCTGGGCGCGAATCTCGTCGGGAATGCCCGGTGCTGGCGCTTCTTCTAATACCTTCTGGTGACGACGCTGCAAAGAGCAGTCGCGGTCGCCTAGGTGAATAGCATTTCCTTGGCCGTCGGCCAAAACCTGGATCTCGACGTGGCGGGGGTTTTCGAGAAATTTCTCGATATATACCGTGCCGTCGCCAAAGGCGGCGCTGGCTTCAGACTGCGTGACATAGACGGCGTTGAGCAGCGCTGCCTCACTGTGAACTACTCGCATACCGCGGCCACCACCGCCAGCTGCTGCCTTAATAATGACGGGGTAGCCGATGCGCTTGGCCACTTTTAAGGTGTGTTCATTGTCATCGGTGATGGGGCCATCGGAGCCAGGTACCGTCGGTACGCCAGCTTTTTTCATGGCTTTTATCGCAGAGACCTTGTCGCCCATCATGCGTATAAGGTCGGGTGTGGGGCCAATAAAGATAAACCCACTCTTTTCAACTTGTTCAGCAAAGTCAGCGTTCTCGGCGAGGAAGCCATAGCCGGGGTGAATGGCGACGGCGTCGGTGACTTCTGCTGCGCTAATGATAGCTGGAATATTCAGGTAGCTCGCGGGCGATGGCGCGGGGCCAATACACACGGACTCGTCAGCTAGACGGACGTGCATCAGGTCGCGGTCGGCGGCTGAGTGTACTGCTACCGTTTTAATACCCAATTCTTTGCAGGCGCGCAAAATCCGCAGGGCAATTTCACCACGGTTGGCAATGACGACTTTTTTAAGCATTTGGAATCAATCCCTCTTTTGGTGCTTTGATCGTAGTTATGCCGGTGTTACACAATGGTGATCAAGGGCTGGTCAAATTCCACGGGCTCAGCGTCGTCAACCAAAATGGCCTCGATTACGCCAGACTTGTCTGCTTCAATTTGGTTCATCATTTTCATGGCTTCAACGATGCAGATGACATCGCCAGCTTTAACGTGCTGACCAACTTCAACAAAGGCGGGTGAAGAGGGTGAAGGTGAACGGTAGAACGTACCGACCATGGGCGACTTAATTAAATGACCGCTTGGGCCTTGCGCTTCAGCTGGAGCTGCAGCAGCAGCGGCTGGTGCCGGGGCTGCTGGCTGTGGCGCGTATTGCATTGGCTGTTGCATATACTGAGGAGCCATCATGCCTTTGGCGGCGCTATTGCGGCTGATGCGTACTGACTCTTCGCCCTCTTTTATCTCTAACTCGTCGATATTCGATTCTTCGAGTAACTCAATTAGCTTTTTTACTTTTCTAATGTCCATAGAAACTCTCTTTAATGTGAGTGAAGTGATTAGTTTTGTTATTCGCTTAACTGGCTTATAGCTGCTTGCAAGGCGTATTCATAACCCGCAGCGCCCAGGCCGCAGATGACCCCTTGGGCAATATCTGAAAAATAGGAATGATGACGAAAACTGTCCCGCGCGTGCACATTGGACAAGTGCACTTCAATAAAGGGGATGTCTACTGCCAGCAGGGCATCGCGCAGGGCAATACTGGTATGAGTAAAGGCTGCGGGATTGATAATAATAAAGTTGATGCCTTCAGGGCGCGCCAAGTGGATGCGTTCAATTAACTCGTATTCGGCGTTGCTTTGCATTGATTGCAAATGATGCCCGGCCGCCTTGGCAGATAGCTGTAACCTAGTGTCGATATCGGCAAGTGTGGCGCTGCCGTATACGCCGGGTTCGCGACTGCCAAGGAGATTGAGATTGGGACCGTGAAGTACGAGTATCGATGCCATAGGTCACTGCTATTTTGCTTAATTCAGGTTATGCGCAGATTGTGCCTTATTTGGTTTTATGAGTCCAACGCATCCCGTGAATTTTTTAAGATAGCGTGCAGTTAGCCGCAAGTTTGCAGAAGATGACCGGAATTTTGTGCCCTCTAGTGTTTTCGGTGCTAACACTGAAAACCGCCGATATCGGCCTAAGTTGACTCCTCTAACAAGCTAAGGAGCATCGATTTGCTTAAGACCTGCGGCAAGACGATGGGGCTAGCAGCAAGGTCCGCTGGGAAATATATGTAGAGTGGAATGCCGTTGCGCTGATAATCGGCGAGCAGCTGGGTGATGGCCGGATCGTAGCGCGTCCAATCGGCTGTGACATAGTGGACATTGTGAAGAATAAAGGCGGCGCGAATCGTATCGGTGTGTAACACCAGCGCTTCATTGGCGGCGCAGGTTATGCACCAGTCGGCGGTAACATCTAAAAACACATTTTGGCCGCTTTCGCGCAGGCGTTGAATTTGGCTGCTATCAAAGCCTGACACAATGGCGTTATTCTCAATCGGCTTGTTGAGACCAATTAGAATAAGGCTTAGTGCGGCAATATAAGAGACCATGGCCAGTATTTTGGCTGCTGGGCCCTGTTTGTAGAGCCAGAGGCCAAAACCAATTAGTAGCCAAGCAGATAAAATAAGTGCCATACCGTTCGCGCCGGTTTGGCGACCAACCACCCAGCTTAACCACACGGCGGTGGCGAGTAGGGGGAAGGCGAGTAGCTGGCGGAGTGTGATCATCCATTGCCCCGGTTTGGGAAGGCGACGCAAGCCAGCGGGGAATAGTGTTAACAACAATACCGGGAGCGCCATGCCGATACCGATAAAGGCAAACACGAGCAGTGAAATGGCCGGTGTTTGGCTAGCGGCAAAGCCCACTGCCGTGCCCATAAAGGGCGCTGTGCAGGGGCTGGCGACCACGGTGGCGAGTACGCCAGTGAAAAAACTGCCGCTATAACCCGATTGTCGACTGAGGTCGTCACCGACACTCATCCAGCTGCCGCCAATCTCAAACACGCCGAGTAAGTTCAGCGACAGCACAAAGAATAGGCTGGCGAGTAGGGCGACAAACCACGGTGTTTGCAGTTGAAAGCCCCAGCCGATGGCTTGCCCAGCTTGTTGCAGCGCGATTAATACTCCGGCCACCGCAACAAAGCTCAACACTACGCCAGCGCTGTACGCGACACCGTGACTGGCGGGGCTACCGCTGCGGGCATTGGCGAAGCTCAGCACCTTGAGACCCAATACCGGGAAAACGCAGGGCATTAAATTGAGAATGGCGCCGCCGAGCGCGGCAAAAATTAAAATTAGCCAAAGTGTTGGTACATCTGCGGTGGCGGGCAGGGGGCTGGTCTTTTTGGGTGCGGTCGTTTGTTCAATTAGCTGGCTGATCGAATCAATACGGTAGTGCTGGGTTTGGGGTGGATAGCATAGCCCAGCATCGGCGCAGCCTTGGGACGTAATACTCAGTGTAAAGGGCTGGCTGGGTATGTCACTGATCGCGATAGATGTATTGTGATAGTAAACTTCGGTTTCGCCAAAATAAGGGTCTTGTTTGACTTTGCCGGGTTCAAAGCGGCTATTAACCGCCACAGGCTTGCCATCAACGCTGGCGCTAAGCTCGAAACGTTCGCGATAGAGGTAATAGCCCTCGGTTATTTGCCAGCCAAGCAATAAATTGTCTTTATTCCACTGCAGGTCTGACTGGTAGGCCTGTTCCACGGGCAAAAAGCTAGGATTGCTGTCGCCAAAGCTTTGTGGCGTGGCATTAAAAAAATCCTGGCTGTGGGCGTTGGCACCCAAGAGCAGAAAAATAAGCGATAATAAAAGCGGTTTCATAAATACAATCACTGCTGTGGTGGCGTTATGATACGCCATAATTAGTTGTTTCGATGCCGAAATTCACATTGCTAGCGAGTTTACAGGTATTGCCCGGAAGGGTTAAGTTCAGGCTATGTTGTTCGAATAATTGTGTCGCCGAAAAGCAAGCGGCGGCGCCTTGGAGGGTTTGTGAGTTGTAAGTGGATGAGTGTTGGCGGCTTGGCCGCGCTGTTATTCAGTGCTGTGCTACAGGCTCAGCCCGATCAAATTACGGTAGAAAATGCCTATGTGCGGGGCTTGCCGCCCAGCCAACGCAATACCGCAGCATTTTTTAGTGTGCAAAATTCGCGTGGTCAAGAGGTTCGGATTGTGGCTGGTGATAGTGATGCCGCCGAGCGTTTGGAAATACATGGGCATCAGCATCGTAATGGCATGATGTCGATGCAGCGCGAGGACGCGGTCACCGTGCCGGCCAACGGGGAATTTGTTTTTGCGCCCGGTGCCTACCATTTAATGTTAATTAATTTAACCAGACCGCTGGCAGACGGTGATCGGGTGAAATTTACCCTTAAAACCGCTGAGGGTGAGATTCTTGCCATCGATGCGCCGGTAATTAGTGTGCTCAAACCCGCGCCCAGCGCAAACACCACATCTAGCTCCACAATGAGCCCGACTGAACACACAGGAATGCACTAATGATTGAAAAACTAAAAGACCTAGTGGCTAGGGCCAAAGAGAGCGCGCAAGAATGGCTCGGCAATGGGCTTGCATTAAAAATAGCTGCTGTCGTCGTGCCAGTCTATCTCGTGATTGTGATGATATTTGGCGTGTATTGGAGCTTTACACCGGATATGCCCAATACCCAGTATTTGCAAAAAGACACCAAAGTGGGTGTTATTGGCAGCGCAACAACCTCGGCATTAATTGATGTTACCGAAACATTGCTCGACAAGCCGGGCGGTTTTATTAGTAATGATATAAGCCCGCCAGGCATTTTTATGGACGATATGCCCGCGTGGGAATACGGAGTGCTTATTCAAGTTAGAGACCTTAGCCGCGCCATGCGCGAGAACTTTAGTCGCTCGCAGTCGCAGTCCCAAGAAGATGGCGACCTGGCTAAGGCCGAGCCGCGCTTCAGCTTCTCTAATAATAGCTGGGCGGTGCCTGCTTCTGAGTCGGAATACCGGCAGGGCATTAAATTTCTTAAGGCTTATCGCAGCCGCTTGGCTGATGTAGATCAGCCCCAGGCCCAGTTTTACGCCCGCGCCGATAATTTGCGCTACTGGCTGGCCGGTGTCGAGTCACGTTTAGGGAGTTTGTCGCAGCGCTTGAGTGCCAGTGTTGGGCGGCCGCGCTTGAACACGGATCTAGCCAACGACGCCAATGCACGGCAGTCTACGCCGGCATCGACTGAGTTGCAGATAAAAACCCCATGGCTGGAAATTGATAATGTATTTTACGAATCCCGCGGCACGGCTTGGGCGCTGATTTGCTTCCTGAAGGCGGTAGAGGTGGATTTTGCCGATGTATTGGCCAATAAAAATGCGAGTGTGAGTTTACGACAAATAATTCGTGAGCTAGAGGGAACCCAGCAGGCAATGTTCAGCCCAATGGTCTTAAATGGCAGTGGTTTTGGTTTTTTAGCCAACCATTCACTGGTGATGGCGTCTTATATTAGCCGCGCCAATGGTGCTATAACTGATTTACGTGACTTGTTATCTCAAGGATAAATGATGGTTTACTCAACTTTACTTAAAACCTGTGTGCTCGCCGCCAGCGTGTGGCTTACGGCCTGCGCCTCTAGTCCGCAAGCGATTCAATTGAGCCCGAAATTTTCGGAGCCCAGTGCGCGTATTGGCAATAATAGCCCTGTTCATGTCAGGGTCAGTGACCAGCGTCAAAACAAGGTGCTGGGCAGCCGCGGTGGCACATACCGCGAAACCTCAGTGGTGACCATTGCCAACGATTTGTCATTGGCGGTTGAAAAGCCCTTGGCTAAGCACATGGCGGCAATGGGCTACGATACCGACAGTCTGCGCGCCGACACGGCAGATCTCCATGTGATTTTTGAATCGCTGGTTTACAACCACCCGAAAGAAGACGGGGTTGGTTATGACATGGATATGTTAGCTGTGGTAAATGTGGTTGCTAGTCGCGGTAATGAGCGCTATGAAGGCCGCTACCGAGTGAAACGCAAGCAGAAGTTCTTTAATGCGCCAAGCGAGTCTCACAATGCCGAGCTGGTTAACGGCCTTGTGGTGGAAGTGCTTAATAGCATGTTTGAAGACCCTAAGCTGGTAGGGTTCTTGCGAAAAAATTAAGGCGAATTATCTGAATTAAAAAAAGGCGGATGCGTTAATGGCTCCGCCTTTTTTTATGTTTGCAACGTGCTGGCCTATAGCGTTGCCAGTTGCTGGTTTAGCCAGTCCTTGAATTGTCCCTTGGGCAGTGCGCCAGACAGCCGGGCAATTTCGCGGCCACCATGAAATAGAATCAGCGTCGGGATCGAGCGGATTTGACGCTGCGCAGCCGTGTTCTGGTTGGCTTCCGTGTCGAGTTTAAGAAAACTGACATGAGTGGGCATTTCGGCGGCAAGCTCGCTATAAACTGGCGCAAAGGAGCGGCAGGGGCCGCACCAAGGCGCCCAAAAATCAACCAGCACGGGCAAACCGCTTTGTTGAATATAGCGATTGAAATTAGCATCGCTGGCGTTGACGACCTTGCCATCGAGCAATAGCGCCTTGCACTTGCCGCATACCGGCGCATCGGTAAGGCGCGATTCGGGTACGCGGTTAATTGCGGCGCAGTGCGGGCAAATCAGTTGTAGCGAAGGGCTAGTGCTCATGGGGAGTCCAAATACAGCAAGTCATAACGCTGATATGTGGTCAGAAGGCGGGGATTTCAAGGTTTTAGCTTTACGGCGCTAGGCTTCCTCAACGCGCCAGCGCGTGAGACAGCCTAGCAAATGAGTACTTAACGATTTAACTCGCTGAGTAATTCCTGATGTCGCGGCCCGAGTAGGCGTGGACCGTATTGGGATACAACCTCGGCGGCAGCGCGGCTAGCCAGCGCGCCAGCCTTGGCGTAGCTGTACCCGTTGGTAATGCCGTAGAGGAACGCGCCAGCAAACATATCGCCCGCGCCGTTGGTGTCTACCGCTGCGACCTTATGGCCTGAAATTTCATGCAATTGTTCGCCGTCAAACACCAGTGCGCCTTTGGCACCGAGGGTGATGGCGAAGGTCTTGGCAACTTGTTTCAGTGCGGCAACGGCGTCATCAAGCGACTCGCTGTTTGCCCAGCCCAGCGCTTCAGCTTCATTGCAGAAAATCAGGTCTACCCCGTTGCCCAGCATGTCGTTTAAACCGTCGCGAAAAAAGCTAACCATCCCAGGATCTGAAAAGCTCAGCGCGGTTTTGACGCCGTTGCTTTCAGCGAGTTCGCGACCGGCGATCGCCGCGGCGCGGCCAGAGTCAGAGGTAACCAAATAGCCTTCGGCGTAGAAATACTCAGAGCGAGCGAGTGCCTCGGCATTGATTTCGGCCACTGACAATGTTTCGCTGATACCCAGGTGGGTGTTCATGCTGCGTTCTGCATCGGGGCTGATCAGCACCAAACATTTACCTGTAGTGCCGACGGCCTTGTCGCCGTCAAAATCGGCATCGACCCCGGCGGCTTTAATGTCGTTCATAAAGAAGTGGCCGTGTTCATCGTTCGCCACTTTACAGGAGTAGTAATTGTTGGCGCCAAAATAGCCTGCAGCGACAATGCTATTGCAGGCGGAACCACCACTGGCGAGTTTGGCGTGAACCATATGGCCGCTGAGCTTGTCCAACAGTTCCTGTTGACGGGCTGCATCGACGAGGGTCATCAGGCCTTTTTCCACGCCGAGGGATTGCAATTCTGCGTCGTTAATTTCGATTTCGGTATCGACTAAGGCGGCGCCAATTCCATAGAGGTGGTATTTTTTCATCTGATTTGCCAGTAACTTGCGGTAAAGTGCCGCTATTATCCGGTTTGAATTCTGATTTGCAATGTATCTGGTCGTATTGAATGGTTAAGAAAGCATCTAAGGGGAGTGGCGCTTCCGCAGCAACATTCTCGTGGTGGGGTTTATTCGTCAAGCTTAGCTTGGCGTTTGCGGTCGTCATGTTGATTTTTTTCGCTTACTGCGATGCCAAGGTGCGCGGCACGTTTGACCGTCAGCGCTATGAGCAGCCCGCCAAAGTCTACGCACGGCCCTTAGTACTGGCGACGGGGGCTATTCTAACGGCGTATGAGCTAGAGTCAGAATTAGGTGAGCTGGGTTACAGTAGCCGCCGTTTGGTGGATCAGCCAGGTAGTTACTTTCGTCAGGGCGATCATTTTACGATTTATCTGCGGCCCTTCGCCTTTGCTGACGGCCTGCAGCCCGCGCGCAAGATTGAGGTTGAAATGAACTCGACCACGGTGGGCGTGGTGCGCAATAAATTGGGTGATCGCATCGCTGAAGAGCAGCTCGATCCCATGGTGATTGGTGGGGTGTATCCCGGCCGCCATGAAGACCGCCTGATGTTAAGCCTTGCCGAAGCGCCGCAAATGCTGATTGAAACCTTGGTGCAGGTGGAAGATCAGCACTTCTACAGCCATTTTGGTATTTCGCCGCGCAGTATCGTGCGCGCTATGCTCGCCAATATAAAGGCGGGACGCACGGTCCAGGGCGGCAGCACACTCACCCAGCAATTGGTTAAAAACACGATTCTCAGCAATGAGCGCAGCTTGTGGCGCAAGGCCAAAGAAGCGGTGATGTCGATTTTAACCGAGATGCATTACAGCAAAGACCGAATTTTAGAAGCGTATATCAACGAAGTTTATTTGGGGCAGGAGGGCAATCGGGCTATTCACGGCTTTGGTCTTGCCGCGCGCCACTACTATAACCGGCCCCTAGAGGAGTTAAATTTAGGGCAGGTTGCGATGCTGGTGGGCCTCGTTAAAGGGCCGTCGTATTACGACCCGTGGCGTCACCCAGAGCGCGCCAAAACCCGCCGCAATATTGTGCTCGGCGAGCTAGAGGAAGAGGGTTGGCTGACCACGCAGCAATTGGCAGAGTGGCAGAAAGAGCCTTTAGAGTTAGCCAAAACCTCGGCACTGGCCGGCGTGTACCCTGCTTATGTCGACTTGGTGCGGCGTCAATTGAGCCGTGATTATCAGAGCAAGGAGCTGCAAACCAGTGGTTTGCGAATATTTACGCCCTTTGACCCGGTTTTGCAGCGCCGCGCAGAAAAGGCAACGGTGAAATCCCTACAGCGACTGGAAGCCCGTCAAAAAGACTTAGAAGTTGCCATGGTCGTGACCAAGGTAAACAGCGGTGATGTCGTCGCGGTAATTGGTGGCAAGCGGCCAAAATACGCTGGCTTTAACCGCGCCCTAGATGCGCTGCGGCCCATTGGTTCATTGGCTAAACCCGCCGTGTACTTGGCCGCGCTAAATCAACCCAATCAATATAGTTTGTTGACCAAGGTGTCGGATGAGCCGGTATCGATCAGCAATGCCAATGGCAGCCAGTGGCGGCCTTCGAATTACGATCGCAAATCCCACGGCGAGGTGCCCCTGCACACCGCATTGGCCCACTCTTATAATTTAGCGACTGCGCGGTTGGGTATGCAGGTTGGCTTGGATAAGGTTATGGCCATGTTCCAGCGCCTTGGCGTGCAGCGGCCCTTACTCGAAGTGCCATCGATGTTACTGGGTTCAGCGGAGTTGGCGCCAATAGAAGTCGCGGCGATGTACCAGACCTTGGCGGCAGATGGCCGTTATACACCGCTGCGTACGATTTATGCCATTACCGATAATAAGGGCGAGTTATTGGCGCGCTACCCGCAAAAGCCAAAACAGGTTGTCAATTCTGCAGCAGTGCATTTATTGCAATACGCGATGTTAGAAACCGTGCGCGAAGGCACGGGCAAAGGGGTGTATCAGGTGTTGCCCAAAGACTATCGGGTGGCGGGTAAAACCGGTACCAGTAACGATACCCGCGACTCTTGGTTTGCTGGTTTTGCCGGGGACTATATGGCTGTGGTCTGGATGGGTTTAGACAATAACACCTCAACGGGCTTAACCGGCGCCAGCGGTGCCTTAATGGTGTGGCGTCAGTTTATGGCCGAGGCCAGCACCGAGCAAATGCCATTTTCACTGGTAGATGGCGTAGAGTATCAGTGGGTGGACAGCATCAGTGGCAAGCTTAGTCAGTCGTGGTGTGAAAACGCGCGTTATATGCCCTTTATGAGCGGCAGTGCACCCCGTGAGCGCGGCGGCTGCGCCCCGGAACCTGAGAAGGTGTGGGGCTGGTTTCGAAGCGTATTTGACTAGCTAAAATGGCTGGCTTAGGCCTCGCGGATCTGGGCGGTATAGCCGCCCTGCGCCGCGGGGACTAAATCCATAAACTGATTGATGCACTCGGGCAGTTCTTCACTGCGATGGCTAACGAATAAAATGCGGGTTTGGCCGTGGGCGGCAATTTGGTCTACGGCGCCGAGCAATCGCGATTTTTGCTCGTTATCTAAGCCGATGCAGGGCTCATCTAAAATAAGAATACGGGGCGACTTGACCATGGCTCTAGCCAGTAAAACCATGCGCTGTTCACCAAATGACAGCCGGTCGAAACGCTGCTCTTTGAGGGGCAACAGTTCAAGCGCGTCTAGCCACGCAACTAACATCTGGCGTTGAGACTCGCTGTAGTCAGTGTATAAACCTACCGAATCAAATAAGCCAGACGCTACCACGTCGATCACCTTGGTGCGTTTTAAATTATTCATTTGCATGCTGGTATTAAGCAGGCCAAATTGGGCTTTAACCTCCCAAATACTTTCGCCGCCGCCGCGACGCTTGCCGAATAGGTACACCTCTTGGCCGTAGGCCTTATCGTTCTCGCCGCAGAGCAGGCCGAGCAAGGTCGACTTGCCAGCGCCGTTAGGGCCGCTAATACAGCAGTGCTGGTCGGGCATTAAGGTCCAGTTGATGTCGCTGAGCACCTGATTACCACGGAAATTCACATTGATATTACGTAGTTCTAATAGCGCGGTGTCGGCGGGGTGGGCTGGTGCGTCGGCAATGGGCAGTGGTTTAGCATAGTGATGCAAAGCTTGACTGGCCTGCTTGGCGGCGGCCGCACTGCATTCACCCAGCATTTTGCCGTGGGCCATTTGATATACGGTGTCGATGCAGTCGGGAATATCGTTGGCGTCTTTGGTCAGCAGAATCAGCGGTGTTGGCGAAGTAAGTAACTCGTCGAGCATGGTCCGCATTTCGGCTTGCGCCTTAACATCCAAGCCCTCAAAAGGATTGTCGAGAATCAGGGCCGCAGGTTTGGCTAAGAGGGCGCGGGCTAGCAAGGTTTTGCGACTTTCACCGGTAGAGATGAAGCGGATACCCTGGTCTAGTATGTGCGTAATACCGAGCCTGCTGCACAGGCTGTCGAATTCTGCGTTGGCGGGCTGGCCTTGCAAAATAATAGCGCGCACTGGCGTGCCAACATCGAAGGCATCGTCGCGGGTTTCACTGTCGTCAAAACGGCGGTCGTGCTCCATCAACTCGCGGTGTAAATCAAACGAGATGTGAGCGATATCATCTGGGCCAATATTAGCAGCGTAGTGGATGTCGCCAGCGTTAGGCCGCAGCTGATCGGTAATGAGTTTGGCGAGGGTGGTTTTGCCTGCGCCGTTGCCGCCTAAGATCGCGAGATGCTGCCCGGCCGGCCACTGCCAGCTAAAATTGTCGAGAATGGGGTCGAGTTGATAGGCAAAACGAATGGCGTCAAAGCGAATAATAGGGGCGGACATGGGCAACCGTGTTAACAAAAAACAATCGGCCACTATAGCATATTTACCCCTAATTTCTTGGTGCTATTTGGTTTTGCTCGTGGCTGATCACTGTGGGAAATACATGCCTCACAGCGACTTGGCAGAATTTTTCAGCAGCGAATACGCTCGCCAGGACTGAGTTGATAGAAATCAACGATGTGCTGCCAAGCTTGCTCGGCGGTATCGACGACACTGATCATATTGACGTCTTCGGGGCTGATAACCCCCTCGTCGCGGAGAAATTCCAAATTAATGGCCTGGCGCCAAAACTCGTGACCAATGAGAATGACCGGGACCCGTTTAGATTTACCGGTTTGAATGAGGGTTAGGGCCTCGAATAATTCATCGAAAGTACCAAAGCCACCGGGGCACACCACCACGGCCTTGGCGCGCAGCATAAAGTGCATTTTGCGGATGCCGAAATAATGAAAACGGAAGCAAAATTCAGGGCTGATATAGGGGTTTGGATCTTGTTCGTGGGGCAATACAATATTGAGGCCGATCGATTTGCCACCGGCGTCACTGGCACCGCGGTTGGCGGCTTCCATAATGCCGGGGCCGCCGCCCGTGACCACATAGAGTTGTTCGTTGGGATCACAGTGATTGGAATGCGTGGTAATCAGTTCACCTAGGCGGCGGGCTTGCTCATAGTGATGGCTATTGCGTTGGTCGCGTTTGGCGGCCCTCACTTTGGCGGGGTCGCCACTGTCTTGAGCAATGACTAAAGCTGCGTCGGCGTCTTCCGGGGAGGGAAAGCGGGCGCTGCCGAAAATGACAATGGTGGATTCGACTCCGTGTTCTTTTAGCGTCATTTCAGGCTTTTGCAATTCTAAGTGAAAGCGCAGGCCGCGAAGCTCCTCGCGCAATAAGAAATCTTGATCGGTATAGGCCAGCCGGTAGGCTGCGGGTTGGTCTTGCTGATTACTGGGCAGTTCATCCCGAGCGGAGGGGAAGTTGGCGCCGCGTAATTTAGACTTATCGGTCATTTATTATTTCCTTGTCGGTGGCGATATTGGTGTAGCTCTTGGCCCCAGGAATCTTTGGAAAACGTAGCGCAGCCAAAGTGCTCACTGCAGTTTTTATGCATGCTAAGCGAAGGTCGGTGGGGCGTCGCCGGAGCGCAGTAGTTTTGCAAAGCTTCCTTTAGCATAGCGTTGAAATGCTACAAATGCACAGCACCGAAACTCGATAGAAAACATTGTGTTGTCGGCCCCAGTCGGTATGATCTTGGGGTAGCTTCAGTGCGTATAGGCGCTATTGGTAATTCCGAGCAATAACTTATAGGTGTGTATGTCCCAGTCAGATTCGTCGTATTTACAGCATTTTTTTAAACAAGAGTCCGCCGGTGGAGTTTTGCTGGTATTGGCCAGTGCCTTGGCCATCCTGCTGGCTAATAGTCCGTTGGTGGGCATCTACAATCTTTTGATTGACACCCCTGTGGTGGTGCAGATCGGCGCGCTGAAATTGGCTAAACCATTATTGATGTGGGTAAATGACGGCCTAATGGCCGTGTTTTTCCTTATGGTTGGGCTGGAACTCAAACGTGAATTCTTGGAAGGGGAGCTGGCGGAGCTAAACAAAATCATTCTGCCGGGCCTCGGCGCCATTGGCGGCATGGTCGTGCCGGCGTTTATTTATTTGGCGCTGAATCGTGGCGATGGAGTTGCCGCACAAGGCTGGGCAATTCCTACGGC
It includes:
- a CDS encoding ATP-binding cassette domain-containing protein, producing the protein MSAPIIRFDAIRFAYQLDPILDNFSWQWPAGQHLAILGGNGAGKTTLAKLITDQLRPNAGDIHYAANIGPDDIAHISFDLHRELMEHDRRFDDSETRDDAFDVGTPVRAIILQGQPANAEFDSLCSRLGITHILDQGIRFISTGESRKTLLARALLAKPAALILDNPFEGLDVKAQAEMRTMLDELLTSPTPLILLTKDANDIPDCIDTVYQMAHGKMLGECSAAAAKQASQALHHYAKPLPIADAPAHPADTALLELRNINVNFRGNQVLSDINWTLMPDQHCCISGPNGAGKSTLLGLLCGENDKAYGQEVYLFGKRRGGGESIWEVKAQFGLLNTSMQMNNLKRTKVIDVVASGLFDSVGLYTDYSESQRQMLVAWLDALELLPLKEQRFDRLSFGEQRMVLLARAMVKSPRILILDEPCIGLDNEQKSRLLGAVDQIAAHGQTRILFVSHRSEELPECINQFMDLVPAAQGGYTAQIREA
- the mrcB gene encoding penicillin-binding protein 1B, translated to MVKKASKGSGASAATFSWWGLFVKLSLAFAVVMLIFFAYCDAKVRGTFDRQRYEQPAKVYARPLVLATGAILTAYELESELGELGYSSRRLVDQPGSYFRQGDHFTIYLRPFAFADGLQPARKIEVEMNSTTVGVVRNKLGDRIAEEQLDPMVIGGVYPGRHEDRLMLSLAEAPQMLIETLVQVEDQHFYSHFGISPRSIVRAMLANIKAGRTVQGGSTLTQQLVKNTILSNERSLWRKAKEAVMSILTEMHYSKDRILEAYINEVYLGQEGNRAIHGFGLAARHYYNRPLEELNLGQVAMLVGLVKGPSYYDPWRHPERAKTRRNIVLGELEEEGWLTTQQLAEWQKEPLELAKTSALAGVYPAYVDLVRRQLSRDYQSKELQTSGLRIFTPFDPVLQRRAEKATVKSLQRLEARQKDLEVAMVVTKVNSGDVVAVIGGKRPKYAGFNRALDALRPIGSLAKPAVYLAALNQPNQYSLLTKVSDEPVSISNANGSQWRPSNYDRKSHGEVPLHTALAHSYNLATARLGMQVGLDKVMAMFQRLGVQRPLLEVPSMLLGSAELAPIEVAAMYQTLAADGRYTPLRTIYAITDNKGELLARYPQKPKQVVNSAAVHLLQYAMLETVREGTGKGVYQVLPKDYRVAGKTGTSNDTRDSWFAGFAGDYMAVVWMGLDNNTSTGLTGASGALMVWRQFMAEASTEQMPFSLVDGVEYQWVDSISGKLSQSWCENARYMPFMSGSAPRERGGCAPEPEKVWGWFRSVFD
- the trxC gene encoding thioredoxin TrxC, with translation MSTSPSLQLICPHCAAINRVPESRLTDAPVCGKCKALLLDGKVVNASDANFNRYIQQSGLPVLVDFWAPWCGPCRSFAPVYSELAAEMPTHVSFLKLDTEANQNTAAQRQIRSIPTLILFHGGREIARLSGALPKGQFKDWLNQQLATL
- a CDS encoding adenosine kinase, with product MKKYHLYGIGAALVDTEIEINDAELQSLGVEKGLMTLVDAARQQELLDKLSGHMVHAKLASGGSACNSIVAAGYFGANNYYSCKVANDEHGHFFMNDIKAAGVDADFDGDKAVGTTGKCLVLISPDAERSMNTHLGISETLSVAEINAEALARSEYFYAEGYLVTSDSGRAAAIAGRELAESNGVKTALSFSDPGMVSFFRDGLNDMLGNGVDLIFCNEAEALGWANSESLDDAVAALKQVAKTFAITLGAKGALVFDGEQLHEISGHKVAAVDTNGAGDMFAGAFLYGITNGYSYAKAGALASRAAAEVVSQYGPRLLGPRHQELLSELNR
- a CDS encoding YajG family lipoprotein; amino-acid sequence: MMVYSTLLKTCVLAASVWLTACASSPQAIQLSPKFSEPSARIGNNSPVHVRVSDQRQNKVLGSRGGTYRETSVVTIANDLSLAVEKPLAKHMAAMGYDTDSLRADTADLHVIFESLVYNHPKEDGVGYDMDMLAVVNVVASRGNERYEGRYRVKRKQKFFNAPSESHNAELVNGLVVEVLNSMFEDPKLVGFLRKN